A section of the Triticum dicoccoides isolate Atlit2015 ecotype Zavitan chromosome 7A, WEW_v2.0, whole genome shotgun sequence genome encodes:
- the LOC119331169 gene encoding glucose-6-phosphate/phosphate translocator 2, chloroplastic-like — MIPAVKLSPAAFSVTNQRSKSAFVPSVSILNMKIFASCSLRPLYLTWLDDPHTSELKPRRQLLDFRCAASAADDKESKAEVLPASSEAAQKLKISIYFATWWALNVIFNIYNKKVLNAFPYPWLTSTLSLACGSAMMLFSWVTCLVEAPKTDLDFWKALFPVAVAHTIGHVAATVSMSKVAVSFTHIIKSAEPAFSVLVSRFILGESFPMPVYLSLLPIIGGCGLAAATELNFNMIGFMGAMISNLAFVFRNIFSKRGMKGKSVSGMNYYACLSIMSLVILTPFAIAMEGPQMWATGWQKALADVGPNVLWWIGAQSVFYHLYNQVSYMSLDQISPLTFSIGNTMKRISVIVSSIIIFRTPVRPVNALGAAIAIFGTFLYSQAKQ; from the exons ATGATACCTGCTGTGAAGCTCTCTCCGGCCGCCTTCTCTGTCACCAATCAACGGTCTAAATCAGCTTTTGTTCCGTCGGTGTCCATTCTCAACATGAAAATTTTTGCGTCCTGCTCCCTTAGACCACTCTACCTCACATGGCTAGATGACCCACACACTTCCGAGCTGAAGCCTCGGAGGCAGCTGCTTGACTTCCGGTGTGCAGCTTCAGCGGCTGATGACAAGGAGTCAAAGGCTGAGGTGTTGCCAGCCAGCTCAGAAGCAGCACAAAAGTTGAAGATTTCAATCTATTTTGCGACTTGGTGGGCGCTTAATGTAATCTTTAACATCTATAACAAGAAGGTTCTCAATGCTTTCCCGTATCCCTGGCTCACCTCCACACTATCCCTCGCCTGCGGCTCAGCGATGATGCTCTTCTCATGGGTCACCTGCCTAGTTGAGGCCCCCAAGACTGACTTGGATTTCTGGAAAGCACTTTTCCCG GTTGCTGTGGCTCATACAATTGGACATGTTGCTGCCACAGTGAGCATGtcaaaggtggcagtgtcattcacACACATTATCAAGAGTGCTGAGCCTGCATTCAGTGTTTTGGTGTCAAGGTTCATTCTCGGAGAGTCATTTCCGATGCCTGTATATCTTTCTCTTCTCCCGATCATTGGTGGTTGTGGTCTAGCTGCTGCGACAGAGCTGAACTTTAATATGATTG GATTTATGGGTGCCATGATATCGAACCTTGCATTTGTTTTCCGCAACATCTTTTCGAAGCGGGGCATGAAAGGGAAGTCTGTCAGTGGCATGAATTACTACGCTTGCCTTTCAATTATGTCCCTGGTCATACTCACACCATTTGCTATTGCTATGGAAGGCCCCCAAATGTGGGCCACTGGATGGCAAAAGGCTCTTGCAGATGTTGGCCCCAACGTTCTCTG GTGGATTGGTGCACAGAGCGTTTTCTACCACTTGTATAACCAGGTGTCCTACATGTCTTTGGACCAGATTTCTCCATTGACGTTTAGCATTGGCAATACAATGAAGCGCATATCAGTTATTGTTTCGTCAATCATTATCTTCCGTACACCTGTCCGCCCTGTAAATGCACTAGGAGCTGCCATTGCCATCTTTGGCACATTCCTGTACTCTCAG GCAAAGCAGTGA